The DNA region GTGACGTCATAGAAAAACAGCTAATGGGCAATTAATGACTTatatcaagattaaagtgatgGACATCCTCAGTATAATGTTTTATgaggatttgatttatttatgataccatttaaaaatttgttaaaattgggGCAGATTTTTGACCATATCAAATATAGTCCTTTGCTGATTTTTTTAAGCTACAATGTGAAATGCATgttgattctttttttaattctacaTGATTGTATCTATTGTACATTGTAACTgtacactatacatgtatttttaaaaatctttttatcctgagaatcataatttttttcttttttgttgggTTTTCTTTGGCTGAAAAATTTTATGAGGGGAAAACAGGTTTGGTTggaaaaaaatctacttctttTGCAAGGGGAAAGAGTCAAAATTgcatatgtacatattttaggACCTACATTCAAATTGGCTGTAGAAAAATCACTATTAAATAACATATTGCTGTTGGACAATTATCTACCGTATTTTTCTAGAGCGAGGTAGAACACAAGGCCACTGAACTCTCTGTAGGCTTTCTTCTTTCTTTCATCTACTCCACCTGTACTCTAGCTGGGTCTCATATATGTAGTAGTCATGTctgttaatgtatatataattataatcttTTCCAGGAAGTACAAGAACAAGAAGATGACCCATTACTGAAGTTGAAGAGCCAAAAACTGGTATCCTGTCGTATCTGTAAAGGCGATCACTGGACTACAAAATGTCCCTACAAGGACACTCTTGGACCTCTTCAGGTAAAACTTAAGAAAAGTAGAACTTTGTTAACTTTTGGATTTTTCAGCAGTTTTGATTATTACTAAGATAAACAGAGTCACAGACTGGTTTTTAGTTACATATcactttaatttttatcaaatttaaaatgcaatatATATAGCCAGGTAATTACGTCATTATAGGTgggggaattccccgcctccTGGTCCAAGAAATAACCCGTGACTACCACtatttataaagattttgaaTAATGTtcctttaatgattttttttatatcagtatATATGAAAGTGATACTGATGCATgctttgtttttcattttctaggAGAAGCTCCAAGATGGAGAGAAGCCGCCTGTTGGAGATGCACCAGGACCACCAACAAGTCAAGGACCTACTGCCCCTGCCCCCACCAAGACATCTGGCAAATATGTGCCCCCGAGTCTCCGAGATGGGGTCAACAAAGGCCGCGGGGAAACCATGTCCTCTAAAAGGGGTCAGTCTATCAGATGACTTTATAATTTACAATGCACTGTCATACCCTAATGAATGATTTGAAATGTTGACttgaattttgtaaacttgaatttaaatttttgctgATGCTTTCTGTAGATGAGTCGGCCACCATCCGTGTTACCAACCTGTCTGAAGATACTAGAGAGTCCGACCTGCAGGAATTGTTCCGACCATTTGGACCCATTCAGAGAATCTACTTGgcaaaagataaaaatactgGCCAGTCTAAGGTTTGTCAACTTATCTGTAATTGATGTATAAGAACACTTGACTTAAAAATAAactcattaaatttttttgtatggtaaataatatttattctcATTCCCCTTGCTTTTCCAATGCTTTGTAGGGATTTGCCTTTATCAACTTCCACAGAAGGGAAGATGCTGCAAGAGCTATTGCTGGTGTGTCTGGTTTTGGATATGATCATCTCATTCTTAATGTGGAATGGGCCAAGTAAGTCTGATTTTTTTGTTAGTAATTTATGACCCCTATAGCATATGCTTACATCTGTAATAACAATCAGCGAAAAGTGATTAAACTGCCTACATCAAGGAACTGGAGGAAAGAATCAGAGCCTGGAGTTTTCACACACCTGTGTGTACAATGACCTTGTGTGTAGTAAAAGCCAGGTATATCAAATCGGAATTCAGATCAAGTCTTTGTATACGTTTACAAAATACGGATGCTGTTTCCAGATACAACAAATAATATCTGCATTTAAAActtgaaaacattttatgaCAGAGTCCTAACCATCTGCCTTCTTTCTTCTTTTACAGACCCTCTGGCACCAGCTAACTTTTCAACACCATCATATTTATTGCGACACTGAAGTCAGACTGGCTTATTTCTTGGTGGATATCTCAATAATATACattcaatattgtttcattatCTATGATAAGTAAATGTGTAAGACTGCAttattttatgttgtttttatgCCCCTTTATGTAGGGTTCTATTAGACCTTTGATCTCATATGACATGAAAGTCAATAGAGATGTATTCACTCCCTCTGCATCAGAAGtgcaaaacaaaatgatatgtACCCTTTCTCACAAAGGAGGAATAAAACATTAAGAAATCTCGCACCTGTTACTCCAGTGTAAGTAAAGAGCTGTCTTTCCTCATATCAAACCCACGGTCTTTATATAGCTCTATACCATCTACAGTTTAGTCCTTAAAAAGATTCTTAAGGTAAAAATAAAGAAGCTTATGCTAACATTTAATCAtgcaattgctgaaaattacaTACCAGTAAATGCTGAAAATTACATACTGGTAAATACGAGTAtgtaattttcagcaattgaaCGATTACATATTAGCATCATTATGCAGGCGGGTTGCGCCCCAACAACTCGTCATTTGAATTCATTGGACTTTGTTACAAAAtcgatttatacatgtagcgttatcacagacaaaggcacaaaaaaatgtaaatatacggGGACATTTCATTCTTGTTGCCTGTATATGAATTTTGTTATCAAACATTGAAAATGTTGATAGGAAAATACTGTTTACTTGATGTCGGGTACTTCACAGACATCAAACATTGTTGGCCACAGTTTAACATCTTGATAATGTGAAAGGTTGGCCCTAGCTTTTATATTGACACATCATTTTCTATCCAGAAGTGTCCCATCATTCTCTGTCCAGAGTTGTCATTCCTGCTACATTCCCACCTTCACCTCTGTGGGCCCGGTGTAATAAAAATAAGCAGCAAAGATGCACAcacaaaaattgttttgactttatcacatttttaatGATAGTTAAATAACTATGATGAATACTGTTGTTCCTCACAAACTTCATTTGTTAATTaatacaacatttttaaaatcttaagaCTAATGTACTCACTTTTTCACAAATGatctaaaatatgacaataatTTAACATGCACTAGTAAGTTAAACGAAATACTACCGGTAGTTGTAACTTGCAGAGAATTTATGCTTGTAATAAATGTCTTAATGAATTGTGTAAACATAAAACTTACAAtgtatgttatataaaataattgaaatattatgCTATGAaaacaactattttttttatgaatgatttAGTATTTGTACAGTTTGTTTCCACTTATAAATGAATCAATTTGAAAGCACCCGTTTCTTTACTATGTAACAAACTTTGAGACAGCCAaatgataagtgtttataccatttatttattcaaaatagaatTGTTTGGTCtggcaatgaaaaaaaaaccaacccagAAATACACATTACATTTAGTCATATGAaggttgatataaaatatacattgtgcATGTAATTGCAATGTAAGCTGTAAAAAATAAGCACACCTGGTTGTTTCTAACAGAAagaacacaaatacatgtagctctCTTCAAATATATAGTTAACAATGAGACGCTGATTATACTCGAGCTCATATCACGTACTATGCAGTGTATTTTGCACATGGTCAGTTTATGTATCttaatcagaaaaaaatggATTTCTCTTCTTACTCATTTAACTACTAGTACACTGTAAATGAAATATACTATGGTGAGTAGTTGATTCAGAGACTTAGtcaatatgaaataattaacagaGAACAAGTGAAAACTGGACACACATATGATTGCAGTGcacttttttaaatgtgataaaTACTTGTAATCCACAATGAAGATGCCCATTTGTAAACATGCAACTTTTTTAGCTGTTGCATGAGTCTGGTCCAATGCAGAAGCTTAAACAGATATGTAGGTATGTGAGTGAATATATCTTGGTTTTAACTTTTCTAGTAACTTTAAATTAAGACAACTTAAAAGGCATTGACATTACACATGCATGTCACTACACAAACATAAGgtcatgtatataaatacatgtataaaactaaCAAAAACGTGAACAGTAGAATGAGGGAGACCTTTAGTGTAGAAAGGATGCTGAATTATATACCCATACACCAACAACCGCCACAGAGAGCTGACTAGGAATGTGAAGAACTTGTATTAGATCATAAATAGAGGGGAAGGGGGGAGGGATAACAGAACGTTCAAATCTACTGTACATAAAGCATGATGATTAGTTTAATGctgttttgttatacatgtactgaactCCATTGCACATATCacattcacacacacacacatacacacagaAATCTTGACTGTTTGTATCGTTTGTTACACAACTGTCCTATTGCAGGAATAAATGTATAAGACAACAATTTTATACACAGGTAAACAACTCCTCAAGCTGTATCACAGAACTCTAGTGGGCCATACCAAGCAGACCATCACTACAATGCTGTCCTAAAGTTACATTTTGTAGAAAAATAACTCTTAGAGGTAATAGTtgatgttttacatgtatatattttttcacaagTATGAAAACATGCATCTTTGCTTATAAACCAAGTGTCTGGTTCGTTATTCTTTTCTCTTGAGATGAAAATTATGAATCTGCCACTTGACTAGCAAAGATGGAAAACATGcaactgtattatataaaattgtaataacTTCTCTGtgtttttacaaaaacaaaatattagcaatacaaaacacttgttaaaaaaaatccatccaATTGAAAGTAATAATATATAGAACTAAAGAAGATTTACAACAAAATTcataaacaaatgaacaaatctAAATGATACACTGAACAAATTGGCAATCATTGTTGAAACATTTCTACTTGTAATCATAGTGAGCAAATTCAGGGTAACTTAATTATGTCCTCATTGCATATCACATTGGCTAAGCCATATAAAACACTCATTCTGTTCATacataaatcaatatatatctAAACACGAACACACCCATGTACTGACACTCGCGCTAACCACATTATGACATACTGACACACTAACTGACAGACAGCGCACACTGATCACTCGGTGTAAATTGGCAGTGGATGAGCCTCGCTATTAAACACGTACTTGTCCAGTGGAATGAGTTGGGGGTCGTCACTAAATAACAGGAATAAATATTTGAGAGTCTCTGCCAGGAAAAAGCTCTCTAGTTTGTCTTTGAACCCTGGATTACTTGGACTTTTCACATTATTGATAGAAGAGAATCCACCGTctatttttgtgtatttcataAAAGCCCTGAAGATTTGCCAGCCCCATTCTCTGTACTTTTTGTCCTTGGTGAAGCGATACATGTAGAACAAGCTCTCCACAGTCTCTGGCCGAAGCAGGTTGTGGGAATCCAAAGGCTGAAAGAAAAGAGAAATTACTTGAATGTAGCGAAAACAGTTCCCATCTCTTACTTATAAGCTGTGCAGTATATGAATAAGATGATCTCTGTAAATGTGCATGTATATGCAGTTCTTTTGGTAAAGTCTACATATACTGGACCAGTAAtaaaaactagaggtactgtgagcaagctcacaattgataccccccacaaagataaaaatcataatgggtgtatttttccaattatagaaaatattggatgaatctatttcaccgtccattttctataaataacaactgccctattttttaaaactgttggtcAAAAGCAAAATTTGTGTGAAGTACGAACATttaatgcttctccataagaaagataatgaccgcacaggaattttgcactttttctgccagtgaccttgaccttgcccaaatgaccttgggtcaaaatcatgacacaccctttggtcctaagcaatatttgtgtgaagataaaacattcaatgcttctccataagaaagataataaccggacacaaattttgcactatttttcccaatgaccttgaccttgcccaaatgaccttgtaTCAAGGTCATGatacacccttaggtcataagcaattttgtgtgaagtaagaacttccaatgtttctccataagaaagatatggaccggacacaaattttgcacttgttatgccagtgaccttgaccttgcccaaatgatgttgggtcaaggtcatgacacactcttaggtcataagcaatctttgtgtgaagtaagaacttccaataattctccataagaaagatatgggatggacacgaattttgtattttttctacaagtgaccttgaccttgcccgaatgaccttgggtcaaggtcatgacacacccttatgtcataagcaatctttgtgtttagtaagaacttccaatgtttctccataagaaagatatggaccggacacgattgcacagacagacggacggacagacggacaaggtgattcctatataccccccaaacttcgtttgcggggggtataaaacAATTTCTATCTTTGTacattttgatgaaaatataaaaatgttcatgttttaaaatgttggcatttaattataaagaatttaaaaactctcatttttggggagttgattttaatcaactctcctatgcagttactcagacaaaccgaaagtgaaacagagtttggacctcagcacaaatcattgctgctgacaagacttagttcttgaaaataattgataaattcgatgtaatgtatgctaaagcattgtttttcaaggaaacttatttataaataccttgaaaatagtcagattttaaatggtacgaacagtttaaatattttttgttgttgtatgtattcctacaccAGATTTCAATAATGtttcgttcaactcgacgctcggctgtctccataaatccttgtcggagatttacgatGTCAGCCGAgtgtttggttgaacgagactagagttcaatatagcttggatccataaaatttttgagaaatatttctattaatgatacatagtttgattgaattaattttatctttaattattatttaacatgattcatatgggggtttcttgACATTCTAATCGAAAAAGTCCCaaaattcataatataaaaatgtgcgtaattcaaattagaaactacatgtacttttcatgcaaaataacatatcattgattttaaaataaataaacatcgacaaaatcaactcttgtcagttcttcagtacttatTCAGTGATTTATTAATAAtactatttactggtaatttgTCAATCATGAAGTCTAAGaggtaataaaataaattataggacaaacattttaaacatcatgCAATATATTGTAGACATAGTACTTACTTTTACAATGAGATCATCACTGGATCCTGGAGCTTGATTGAAGTAGACAATTTCTGGACTGAGTTTGGTAGGCATCTTGTTGTACATTTCATAACAAGTTCTGGTCAATCTAGTAGCAATTTCCATATGATCTTTTGGCAGGCCATTCTGATAGCCCAAAGCCATAGTGCCAGGCATAAAACATACAAGATgatcctaaaaaaaaatgaagaaaaatacatgcatgcagaGTTGTGGGTGTGTTAATGCCTTTCTTAAGAGTTTAAATCTTTAAGCTTCTATTGAAAGTTTTATGCAATTAATATACTGTCAATAAATTggatcatataaaatatataactaagAACCATTAATTAAAGATGGCCTccatctcaaagggccccaCAAGATAAAGGACGGTAGGAGGGAAAGCATTTTTGGAAACTTTCCTTTGACCTTAACCTAAGACATAGGAGACTTGCATTGGCAGTTGACTTGGAACTAATTTAGTTCAAAGTGACTTCAAACATCTGACCCAGTCTTCGAAATTAAGCGGTAGCCCGATGACCGAGGCTAGTAAAATCAGGATCGGGCTACCAAATATTATTTTCGCGCATGCCCGATGGGCTAGTATGTTGTTTCCGGCGGTAATTGAAATTATGATACCATTTTTGAGTCGGCTCGCTTCGCGAGTGATCCTTGTTATCATAGCTGTTTCTGCGAATATTTTGCACTACATTATTCATGCGCTAATGAAAATAGTGCATGCATTAACCTCTTTTGTTTGCGTGATTGTCAATTTGAAATGCTTAAACAATCTTATCtttttttacacatatatttcttaagtttttcttgatgtttacaaaataaaacaaatcaaagtagtTTTTGTTCAATCG from Crassostrea angulata isolate pt1a10 chromosome 7, ASM2561291v2, whole genome shotgun sequence includes:
- the LOC128191894 gene encoding eukaryotic translation initiation factor 3 subunit G-like, which produces MPSIDDSKPISWAEQVEQVEDGVLPPSSEQYDEEKGIKVVTEFKYNEENKMVKVIKTYRVEKRKVPKSIAKRKTWRKFGAAERDPPGPNPANTIVQVEEINMQFIHNKEEVQEQEDDPLLKLKSQKLVSCRICKGDHWTTKCPYKDTLGPLQEKLQDGEKPPVGDAPGPPTSQGPTAPAPTKTSGKYVPPSLRDGVNKGRGETMSSKRDESATIRVTNLSEDTRESDLQELFRPFGPIQRIYLAKDKNTGQSKGFAFINFHRREDAARAIAGVSGFGYDHLILNVEWAKPSGTS